The sequence TGCATGATTTGAAATATTTATTTGATTATTATAAAATTCTTCTGGAGTCATAGCATCAAAATAGTGGCAAATATTTTTCTTAAATTTTGAATCTGAACGTACAGCATCTTTATTAGAATATTTGATATTTTCTTGATTATATTCGTTCTTAGGAACCATGTAAGCTGTATATTCTTGATTAGCGTTATTAATAATTGCAACATCAACATTTTTTAAATTCTTATTATTTAATACACTGATATTATCAACTTTTTTTATAATTTCTGAGTTAAGATTTATACGAGATCTTATTGAAGAAACTGATGACATAATATTTCTGTCCTTTTATATTTATTAAATACAACATATCAATAAATTAATTTATAAAAATGTTTTTTAAAAAACCAAAATTACAAAAAAATAAAGTAATCAAAAGCATTAAATTTTTTTTGTGTAAAATAATATACATTAAATAAAAAATATAATTTAATTAAAACTATAATTAAAAATATTTAATACTTATTTTAAGTATCTAGAACATAAATTTAAAAATGTATATTATTAAATTTAATTTTAAAAAAAATTAATATAGTTATTTTTCTAATATAAATTTATTTTTTTATTAAAACTATTATTTATATTAGCTGTATATTGCTTATATACTGTACTATATACTAAAAGTCAAATAATAAATGCATTAAAAATAAAATATTTATAAAAAATGCAAAGAAAATAAAAAATACAAAATATTTTCATATAAAAATAATATAACTATATAAATAGTATAGTAAAAACTACTAATAAAAAAAATTATATTTTTCTATGAAAAATATTCTTAATATTTTATAACGCCATCATATACATGCATTGCTTCCCCCGACATATATAAAGTATTTTTTAAATCTCCATCCCAGGAAATTTTTAATTTTCCTTGTAATAATTTTACAGAAACATCATTACATAACTCTTTATTTCTAATTCCTACCGATACGGCCGCACATGCGCCACTACCACACGCTTGAGTTTCACCGACATGTCTTTCATATACACGTAATAAAACTTTATTACAAGAAATAATTTGCATAAAACTAACATTCACACCAACTGGAAATAAAAAATGCTGTGATAATTGTTTTCCTACTTCATATACCGGAGCAGTATTAATATCATCTACTTTTATAACACAATGTGGATTTCCTAATGAAACAACACTGATAGAATAAGATTTGTTTTGAATAAATAAAGAATAATGTAATTTCTCAGTATTTATTAAAAAGGGAATTTTTGAAGGGGAAAAAATAGGTACTCCCATATCTACTTTAAATATATTGTCTTTAATATATTCTAAATATAAACGTCTGTTTTGTGTACTAACACAAATTTTTTTATCATTAAATTTTTTTTTAATAAATAAATAATATGCTAAACATCTAGCCCCGTTGCCACACTGTTCAACTTCTTTACCATTTGCATTAAAAATTCTATAATGAAAATTAGTTTTTAAAAATTTAGATTTTTCAAGAATGAGTAGTTGATCAAAACCAATTCCTAGATATCTATTAGACCATCTTTGTATTAATTTTGAAGAAAAAAAAAAATTATTTTCAGTTGCATCTACTAGAATAAAATCATTTCCCAATCCATGCATTTTTGAAAAATAAACTATATTTTTTCTAGATAACATCAAATTATTCCTTCAAAAAAGAATAAGTAATTCTTCGTATCATATATACGATTTATACTAATATATAAAACTAATATTAATAATATATAAGAATAAATTTTAATGAAAAATTGTTTATTAATAACTAATTTATTAGACAATAGCGCTACAATATTAAAAATAAAAAATATGAAAAAAAACACTTGTTTAATTTTTTTAAAAAACAAACTTTATTTTAAGTAATAAATTTAAATTATTATTTAAACATAATATTTAGAAATTAAAATTTAAAATTATAAAATAAAAAAATATAAATATTTTATTTATTAAAAATTTCAATATATAAAAATATAAATATTAATTTTATTAAACTAATGATAATTATTATAATTATAATTATAGAAATATAATTTTTATCGGCGAAAGAGGATTTGAACCTCTGACCCACTGGTCCCAAACCAGTTGCGCTACCAAGCTGCGCT comes from Buchnera aphidicola (Cinara strobi) and encodes:
- the dapF gene encoding diaminopimelate epimerase, with the translated sequence MLSRKNIVYFSKMHGLGNDFILVDATENNFFFSSKLIQRWSNRYLGIGFDQLLILEKSKFLKTNFHYRIFNANGKEVEQCGNGARCLAYYLFIKKKFNDKKICVSTQNRRLYLEYIKDNIFKVDMGVPIFSPSKIPFLINTEKLHYSLFIQNKSYSISVVSLGNPHCVIKVDDINTAPVYEVGKQLSQHFLFPVGVNVSFMQIISCNKVLLRVYERHVGETQACGSGACAAVSVGIRNKELCNDVSVKLLQGKLKISWDGDLKNTLYMSGEAMHVYDGVIKY